Proteins co-encoded in one Deinococcus arcticus genomic window:
- the guaA gene encoding glutamine-hydrolyzing GMP synthase — protein MSVVILDFGSQFTRLIARRLRELGAYSVILPGAASLERILQEKPQGIVLSGGPSSVYDAGAPKPAPGVLDLDVPVLGVCYGMQFLAHEAGGDVKRAGKREYGKADLTRYGGQLFEGIQGEFVAWMSHSDSVTQLPAGYEVVAETEDTPVTAIENRAARRYGVQFHPEVVHTPKGGQLLANFLTICGAARDWNAEHIIEELIDGVRAQVGDGRVLLAISGGVDSSTLGLLLARAIGEKLTAVFIDHGLLRLGEREQVEAALKPLGVNLITVDARTEFMAALDGVSDPEEKRKIIGREFIRAFEREARTHGPFDFLAQGTLYPDVIESAGGEGAANIKSHHNVGGLPDDLQFKLVEPFRTLFKDEVRALAALLGLPEHIRMRHPFPGPGLAIRCLGAISEDRLDILRRVDDIFISGLREFGLYDGCSQALAILTPIQSVGVMGDERTYSYTAALRAVTTDDFMTAEWARLPYEFLATMSNRIVNQVHEINRVVYDITGKPPATIEWE, from the coding sequence ATGAGCGTCGTCATTCTGGATTTCGGCAGTCAATTCACGCGCCTGATCGCCCGGCGCCTGCGCGAGCTGGGGGCCTACAGCGTTATTCTGCCCGGCGCAGCCTCCCTGGAGCGCATCCTGCAGGAAAAGCCCCAGGGCATCGTGCTCTCGGGCGGGCCCAGCAGCGTGTACGACGCGGGCGCGCCGAAGCCTGCTCCCGGCGTGCTGGACCTGGACGTGCCGGTGCTGGGTGTGTGCTACGGCATGCAGTTTCTGGCGCACGAGGCGGGCGGCGACGTGAAGCGTGCGGGCAAGCGCGAATACGGCAAGGCCGACCTGACACGCTACGGTGGGCAGCTGTTTGAAGGCATTCAGGGCGAATTTGTGGCCTGGATGAGCCACAGCGACTCGGTCACGCAGCTGCCCGCCGGCTACGAGGTGGTGGCTGAAACCGAGGACACCCCCGTCACCGCCATCGAGAACCGCGCCGCGCGCCGCTACGGCGTGCAGTTTCACCCCGAGGTGGTCCACACCCCCAAGGGCGGGCAGTTGCTGGCCAACTTCCTGACGATCTGCGGCGCCGCGCGCGACTGGAACGCCGAGCACATCATTGAGGAACTGATCGACGGTGTGCGCGCCCAGGTGGGCGACGGGCGCGTGCTGCTGGCGATTTCGGGCGGCGTGGATTCCAGCACATTGGGCCTGCTGCTGGCGCGGGCCATTGGCGAAAAACTGACCGCCGTGTTTATTGACCACGGCCTGCTGCGCCTGGGTGAGCGCGAACAGGTAGAAGCGGCCCTGAAACCCCTGGGCGTGAACCTGATCACAGTGGACGCCCGCACCGAATTCATGGCGGCGCTGGACGGCGTCAGTGACCCTGAGGAAAAGCGCAAGATCATTGGCCGCGAATTTATCCGGGCCTTTGAGCGCGAGGCCCGCACGCACGGCCCCTTCGATTTCCTGGCGCAGGGCACCCTGTACCCGGACGTGATTGAGTCGGCGGGCGGTGAGGGCGCGGCGAACATCAAGAGCCACCACAACGTGGGCGGCCTGCCGGACGACCTGCAGTTCAAACTGGTGGAACCCTTCCGTACCCTCTTCAAGGACGAGGTGCGCGCCCTGGCCGCGCTGCTGGGCCTGCCCGAGCACATCCGCATGCGCCACCCCTTCCCCGGCCCCGGGCTCGCCATTCGCTGCCTGGGGGCCATCAGCGAGGACAGGCTGGACATCCTGCGCCGGGTGGACGACATCTTTATCTCGGGGCTGCGCGAATTTGGCCTGTATGACGGCTGCTCGCAGGCCCTGGCGATCCTCACGCCCATTCAGTCGGTGGGCGTGATGGGCGACGAGCGCACCTATTCCTACACGGCCGCCCTGCGCGCGGTGACCACCGACGACTTCATGACCGCCGAGTGGGCCCGCCTGCCCTACGAGTTCCTGGCCACCATGAGTAACCGCATCGTGAACCAGGTTCACGAGATCAACCGCGTGGTCTACGACATCACCGGCAAACCACCCGCCACCATCGAGTGGGAATGA
- a CDS encoding Mrp/NBP35 family ATP-binding protein has protein sequence MRDAVLSALSTVNDPELHRDLVSLGMIEQVQIEAGAVHVKVNLTTPACPLKGQIESDVRAAVLTVPGVQTVNVTFGATVRAAVMALPGVKHVVLVGSGKGGVGKSSVAVNLAAALARDGARVGLLDADVYGPSVAHMMGQGAARVSANAERKMQPIEAHGLRFLSMANLSPAGQALVWRGPMLHSAVQQFIKDAAWGELDYLIVDLPPGTGDVQLSLTQTVQVTGAVIVTTPQAVALIDAARAVDMFRKASVPVLGVIENMSYFVAPDTGITYDLFGRGGSRQLGEYPLLGEIPLEVALREDADAGTPAVLAHPQAPASVALAQAARRLAGQISVRAEHRALADLPGQLTVV, from the coding sequence ATGCGTGACGCCGTCCTGAGCGCCCTGAGCACTGTCAACGACCCGGAACTGCACCGCGACCTGGTGTCCCTGGGCATGATCGAACAGGTGCAGATCGAGGCGGGCGCGGTCCACGTCAAGGTCAACCTCACCACCCCCGCCTGCCCGCTCAAGGGCCAGATTGAATCGGATGTGCGCGCCGCCGTGCTGACCGTGCCCGGCGTGCAGACGGTGAACGTGACCTTCGGCGCCACCGTGCGCGCCGCCGTGATGGCCCTGCCCGGCGTGAAGCACGTGGTGCTGGTGGGCAGCGGCAAGGGCGGCGTGGGCAAGAGCAGCGTGGCCGTGAATCTGGCCGCTGCCCTGGCCCGCGACGGCGCCCGCGTGGGCCTGCTGGACGCCGATGTCTACGGGCCCAGCGTGGCGCACATGATGGGCCAGGGCGCGGCCAGGGTCAGCGCCAATGCCGAGCGCAAGATGCAGCCCATCGAGGCCCACGGCCTGCGCTTTCTCTCCATGGCCAACCTCTCGCCTGCCGGGCAGGCGCTGGTGTGGCGCGGGCCCATGCTGCACTCGGCGGTGCAGCAGTTCATCAAGGACGCCGCCTGGGGCGAACTGGATTACCTGATCGTGGACCTCCCGCCCGGTACCGGGGACGTGCAGCTGTCGCTGACCCAGACTGTGCAGGTCACGGGCGCCGTGATCGTGACCACTCCGCAGGCCGTGGCCCTGATTGACGCGGCGCGCGCCGTGGACATGTTCCGCAAGGCCAGCGTGCCGGTGCTGGGGGTGATCGAGAACATGAGTTACTTCGTGGCGCCGGACACGGGCATCACCTACGACCTGTTCGGGCGCGGGGGCAGCCGCCAGCTGGGCGAGTACCCGCTGCTGGGCGAGATTCCGCTGGAAGTGGCGCTGCGCGAGGACGCCGACGCCGGCACCCCCGCTGTGCTGGCCCACCCGCAGGCCCCGGCCTCTGTGGCGCTGGCCCAGGCGGCGCGGCGGCTGGCCGGGCAGATCAGCGTGCGGGCCGAGCACCGCGCCCTGGCCGATCTGCCGGGGCAACTGACGGTCGTATGA
- a CDS encoding helix-turn-helix transcriptional regulator produces MTALPAAPPPGTERTKTRLLDLVKRHGPQTAQDLAARLEVSIPAARRHLCDLQEQGLLEARTERPGGRGRPQHVFALTERGEAAFPKTYSSLCVDVLRHIETLYGEGAVLEVLGARNAEIAARLRPEMPLGRPLAERLQALVARLNEHGFEATASREEAGWTLTQHNCPNLTVARHYAQLCAAELSLYTELLQVPVTRETRIACGQGRCHYRVG; encoded by the coding sequence ATGACCGCCCTCCCTGCGGCCCCGCCGCCCGGCACCGAGCGCACCAAGACCCGGCTGCTGGATCTGGTCAAGCGCCACGGGCCGCAGACCGCCCAGGACCTTGCCGCGCGGCTGGAGGTCAGCATTCCAGCGGCGCGGCGCCACCTGTGCGACCTGCAGGAGCAGGGCCTGCTGGAAGCGCGCACCGAGCGCCCCGGCGGGCGCGGGCGGCCCCAGCATGTCTTTGCCCTGACCGAGCGCGGCGAGGCGGCCTTTCCCAAAACCTATTCCAGCCTGTGCGTGGACGTGCTGCGGCACATTGAGACCCTGTACGGCGAGGGCGCGGTGCTGGAGGTGCTGGGCGCGCGCAACGCCGAGATTGCCGCGCGGCTGCGGCCCGAGATGCCCCTGGGCCGCCCCCTGGCCGAGCGGCTGCAGGCGCTGGTGGCCCGGCTGAATGAACACGGCTTTGAAGCCACCGCCAGCCGGGAAGAGGCGGGCTGGACCCTGACCCAGCACAACTGCCCCAACCTGACCGTGGCGCGGCACTACGCGCAGCTGTGCGCCGCCGAGCTGAGCCTGTACACCGAACTGCTGCAGGTGCCGGTCACCCGCGAAACGCGCATCGCCTGCGGCCAGGGCCGCTGCCACTACCGGGTGGGTTGA
- a CDS encoding 2'-5' RNA ligase family protein, with amino-acid sequence MTEHSPPEAAALPTGDHSRYSLVAWPPEALDTWMRRAQQRLNVRGFGLPHLNIRAPFHTDLGPAELVAACRAALRGKSAFTVRVVGWKRVPSMFFLECELSEALRDLHARTLAIGPSSRARHDGAEYRPHLTLALGVLPWAEAELWAQVQALVPPLDHFEVEALSLTREWRGEVQELHTFPLRPVDESTLALLPTEAAPS; translated from the coding sequence GTGACCGAGCACTCGCCCCCCGAGGCCGCCGCCCTGCCCACCGGGGACCACTCGCGCTATTCGCTGGTGGCGTGGCCCCCCGAAGCCCTGGATACCTGGATGCGCCGCGCCCAGCAGCGCCTGAACGTGCGCGGCTTTGGCCTGCCGCACCTGAACATCCGCGCGCCGTTTCACACCGATCTGGGCCCCGCCGAACTGGTCGCCGCGTGCCGCGCGGCGCTGCGGGGCAAGTCGGCCTTTACCGTGCGGGTGGTGGGCTGGAAACGGGTGCCCAGCATGTTCTTTCTGGAGTGCGAGTTGAGTGAGGCCCTGCGCGACCTGCACGCGCGCACCCTGGCGATTGGGCCGTCCAGCCGCGCCCGGCACGACGGCGCCGAGTACCGCCCCCACCTGACCCTGGCCCTGGGCGTGCTGCCCTGGGCCGAGGCCGAGCTGTGGGCGCAGGTGCAGGCCCTGGTGCCGCCCCTGGACCACTTTGAGGTCGAGGCCCTGAGTCTCACCCGCGAGTGGCGCGGCGAGGTGCAGGAACTGCACACCTTTCCCCTGCGGCCCGTTGATGAGAGCACGCTGGCGCTGCTGCCCACCGAAGCCGCGCCGAGTTAA
- a CDS encoding bifunctional 3-deoxy-7-phosphoheptulonate synthase/chorismate mutase, giving the protein MTPPTRSIEDLRAEVDQINRELLKLLSQRGAVVAQIGHAKTQEGRPNHYDPAREDQQLKELEALNEGPFTSAAVKMIFKEIFKASLDLEESNDKKQLLVSRKVKVEDTVLDIDGVRIGGDAPPVVIAGPCSIESEAQMEQTAAFLAARGVKILRGGAYKPRTSPYGFQGMGVDGLILGSQVAQANGMLFVTEVMDTRDVEIVAEHADILQVGARNMHNFALLREVGRARRPVLLKRGLSATIEEWLYAAEYILSEGNPEVILCERGIRTYEKWTRNTLDLSAVALAKQETHLPVIVDVTHAAGRRDLLIPLAKAALAVGADGIHVEVHPSPATALSDNEQQLDFEGYERFIGALQGQLKQPVGV; this is encoded by the coding sequence ATGACCCCACCGACCCGCAGCATTGAAGACCTCCGCGCCGAGGTGGACCAGATTAACCGTGAACTGCTGAAACTGCTCTCGCAGCGCGGCGCCGTGGTGGCCCAGATTGGCCACGCCAAGACCCAGGAAGGCCGCCCCAACCATTACGACCCCGCCCGCGAGGACCAGCAGCTCAAGGAACTGGAAGCCCTGAACGAGGGGCCCTTTACCTCGGCGGCGGTCAAAATGATCTTCAAGGAAATCTTCAAGGCCAGCCTGGACCTGGAAGAATCCAACGACAAGAAGCAGCTGCTGGTGTCGCGCAAGGTGAAGGTGGAAGACACCGTGCTGGACATTGACGGCGTGCGCATTGGCGGCGACGCGCCGCCCGTGGTGATCGCCGGGCCCTGCTCTATTGAATCTGAGGCGCAGATGGAGCAGACGGCGGCTTTCCTGGCTGCGCGCGGCGTGAAGATTCTGCGCGGCGGCGCCTACAAGCCGCGTACCAGCCCCTACGGCTTTCAGGGCATGGGCGTGGACGGCCTGATTCTGGGCAGTCAGGTGGCCCAGGCCAACGGCATGCTGTTTGTCACCGAAGTCATGGACACCCGCGACGTGGAGATCGTGGCCGAGCACGCCGACATCCTGCAGGTGGGCGCGCGCAACATGCACAACTTTGCCCTGCTGCGCGAGGTGGGCCGCGCCCGGCGCCCGGTGCTGCTCAAGCGCGGACTGTCGGCCACCATTGAAGAGTGGCTGTACGCCGCCGAGTACATTCTCTCGGAGGGCAACCCCGAAGTCATTCTGTGCGAGCGCGGCATCCGCACCTACGAGAAGTGGACCCGCAACACCCTGGACCTCAGTGCCGTGGCCCTGGCCAAGCAGGAAACCCACCTGCCCGTGATTGTGGACGTGACCCACGCCGCCGGCCGCCGGGACCTGCTGATTCCGCTGGCCAAGGCCGCGCTGGCCGTGGGCGCCGACGGCATTCACGTGGAGGTGCACCCCAGCCCCGCCACCGCGCTCTCCGACAACGAGCAGCAGCTGGACTTTGAAGGCTACGAGCGCTTTATCGGGGCGCTGCAGGGCCAGCTGAAGCAGCCGGTCGGCGTGTAA
- a CDS encoding globin domain-containing protein: MTAPLSLHPGGSLYERIGPQALSALVTRFYGHVAAHPDLAPIFPADLTETAEKQLAFLTGFLGGPPLYHERYGHPRLRARHLPFAITPARARAWLACMNTALRETPDIGEAEAHELYAALSRVAVHMVNTPEP; encoded by the coding sequence ATGACGGCTCCCCTCTCGCTGCATCCTGGCGGCAGCCTGTACGAGCGCATTGGGCCACAGGCGCTCTCGGCGCTGGTCACGCGCTTTTACGGCCATGTGGCGGCGCACCCGGACCTCGCCCCCATTTTCCCGGCGGACCTCACCGAGACGGCCGAGAAACAGCTGGCCTTCCTGACCGGCTTTCTGGGCGGCCCGCCGCTGTACCACGAGCGCTACGGCCACCCCCGCCTGCGCGCCCGCCACCTGCCCTTTGCCATCACGCCGGCGCGTGCCCGCGCGTGGCTGGCCTGCATGAACACGGCCCTGCGCGAAACCCCCGACATTGGGGAGGCCGAGGCCCACGAGCTGTACGCGGCACTGTCGCGCGTGGCCGTGCATATGGTGAACACGCCGGAACCCTGA
- a CDS encoding ABC transporter permease: MLTLLSLEFRKLFGARSVRLALLVTFLLPLLWAFAPRLDQLLQVKLTSGWQLPAVSIGVTIGYLLPLFIAVTVAEMIGSEVAQGTLAPLLLRPVDRTKVIASKLIAALTYPFLLIFTTVLGSLIAGIPLGFGSFAGGTGLGPGLFVGVGQLSPDAAFAEVLRGSLLAGVVLMPIAALSLLFGVLYLNTAAAALATFAALIVMRLLVVLPDAIQRILLTSHLNLYVQQGDILQPLILLLIYTAGFGLMSIFAFDRRDV; encoded by the coding sequence ATGCTGACCCTCCTGAGCCTGGAATTCCGCAAGCTGTTTGGCGCGCGCAGCGTGCGGCTGGCCCTGCTGGTCACCTTTTTGCTGCCGCTGCTGTGGGCTTTTGCTCCCCGGCTGGACCAGCTGCTGCAGGTGAAGCTCACCAGTGGCTGGCAGCTGCCGGCGGTGAGCATCGGCGTGACCATTGGCTACCTGCTGCCGCTGTTCATTGCCGTGACTGTGGCCGAGATGATCGGTTCAGAGGTGGCGCAGGGCACGCTGGCGCCGCTGCTGCTGCGCCCGGTGGACCGCACCAAGGTCATTGCCAGCAAGCTGATCGCCGCGCTGACCTACCCCTTCCTGCTGATTTTCACCACGGTCCTGGGCTCGCTGATTGCGGGAATTCCGCTGGGCTTTGGCAGCTTTGCCGGGGGTACGGGCCTGGGGCCAGGGCTCTTTGTGGGCGTGGGCCAGCTGAGCCCGGACGCCGCCTTTGCCGAGGTGCTGCGCGGCTCGCTGCTGGCGGGTGTGGTGCTCATGCCCATTGCGGCGCTGTCGCTGCTGTTCGGGGTGCTGTACCTGAACACGGCCGCCGCCGCGCTGGCCACCTTCGCCGCCCTGATCGTGATGCGGCTGCTGGTGGTGCTCCCAGACGCCATTCAGCGCATTCTGCTGACCAGCCACCTGAACCTGTACGTGCAGCAGGGCGACATTCTGCAGCCGCTGATTCTGCTGCTGATCTACACCGCCGGCTTTGGCCTGATGAGCATCTTCGCCTTCGACCGCCGCGACGTGTAG
- a CDS encoding ABC transporter ATP-binding protein, with amino-acid sequence MTKQGGPATPAIEVRGLYKRYGSNSVLEDVHLTVMPGEVYALTGPNGAGKTTLIRAMTGLAFPSDGDVRLLGRDVHLDGQRARAYLGAVVEAPAKFYPQFTGTQNLQVHANLAAMAPGGRRISRDRIREVLALLELTRMADKKVGEYSLGQRQRLGVASAMLAEPKVLILDEPTSGLDPLGIGLIHRIVTSLATSGCAVVLSTHHLREIATYAHTVGILTGGRLVDTVDLRARQAAYRFRVDDPVGAAAVLERLPFVRRVSTRTPYAIAHLGGEARVPDALSHLHQEGIRVFEASPDHFDLYEYYRERVEQA; translated from the coding sequence GTGACGAAACAAGGTGGCCCAGCCACCCCAGCCATCGAGGTGCGGGGGCTGTACAAGAGATACGGTTCAAACAGCGTCCTGGAGGACGTGCACCTGACCGTCATGCCCGGCGAGGTGTACGCCCTGACCGGCCCCAACGGCGCGGGCAAGACCACCCTGATCCGCGCCATGACTGGGCTGGCCTTTCCCTCTGACGGCGACGTTCGCCTGCTGGGGCGTGATGTCCACCTCGATGGGCAGCGCGCCCGCGCCTATCTGGGCGCCGTGGTGGAGGCGCCGGCCAAGTTCTATCCGCAGTTCACCGGCACGCAGAACCTGCAGGTGCATGCCAATCTGGCGGCCATGGCCCCGGGCGGGCGGCGCATCAGCCGCGACCGCATCCGCGAGGTGCTGGCGCTGCTGGAACTCACCCGCATGGCCGACAAGAAGGTGGGCGAATATTCGCTGGGCCAGCGCCAGCGTCTGGGCGTGGCCAGCGCCATGCTGGCCGAACCCAAGGTGCTGATTCTGGACGAGCCCACCAGCGGCCTGGACCCCCTGGGCATCGGCCTGATTCACCGCATCGTGACCAGTCTGGCCACCAGTGGCTGCGCGGTGGTGCTCTCCACGCACCACCTGCGCGAGATCGCCACCTACGCCCACACCGTGGGCATTCTGACGGGCGGGCGGCTGGTGGACACCGTGGACCTGCGCGCCCGGCAGGCGGCCTACCGCTTCCGGGTGGATGACCCGGTGGGCGCGGCGGCGGTGCTGGAACGGCTGCCCTTCGTGCGCCGCGTGAGCACCCGCACGCCCTACGCCATTGCTCACCTGGGCGGCGAGGCCCGCGTGCCGGATGCGCTCAGCCACCTGCACCAGGAAGGCATCCGGGTGTTCGAGGCCAGCCCGGACCACTTTGACCTGTACGAGTACTACCGCGAACGTGTGGAGCAAGCCTGA
- a CDS encoding superoxide dismutase family protein codes for MRRSFGQQTLLGLMALGAVTGAALAGGQDMMAVAAPASTPLKATAALRDPAGQVLGTATFEEQGMGMRVTVRVSGLTPGQHGMHVHEYGRCTPGIDPATNTVVPFGGAGPHFDPGKSHNHDDPQAGNKYGHGGDLPMLTVGADGTGTASFTTQKSSLTGMNGVLNRTLVIHARPDDYKSDPAGMSGPRERCGVITRDSYSARDYPLPGPQDFPEGVAYDARRGLLFTGSAANGTIYAINASTGAVSKFNEGGGQGRASSLGLKVDAQSRVWSAGGATGKVSVFSPDGFPLAILDTPKSPNKFINDLAFGPDGSAYVTDSFRPVIFRVSPDLKLSAWLNLGGTPIKYGPGINLNGIVATPDGRALLAMQLNTGELWRIDLRTRAVRKVMGGLVNGDGLLLDGRTLYVARNKDQVVSKVSLNADYTAGTLVAEEPVTGLRFPATLTAIGGDLVVTQSQLDKLQGGTPETPFKLTRFRKF; via the coding sequence ATGAGGCGTTCTTTTGGACAGCAGACGCTGCTGGGCCTCATGGCCCTGGGCGCAGTGACAGGCGCAGCCCTGGCCGGCGGCCAGGACATGATGGCGGTGGCGGCCCCGGCCAGCACACCCCTGAAAGCCACGGCGGCCCTGCGCGACCCGGCCGGGCAGGTGCTGGGCACGGCCACCTTCGAGGAGCAGGGCATGGGCATGCGCGTGACCGTGCGGGTGTCTGGCCTGACCCCGGGGCAGCACGGCATGCACGTTCACGAATACGGGCGCTGCACCCCGGGCATTGACCCGGCCACGAACACGGTGGTGCCCTTTGGCGGCGCGGGCCCCCACTTCGACCCCGGCAAGAGCCACAACCACGACGACCCGCAGGCCGGCAACAAGTACGGTCACGGCGGCGACCTGCCTATGCTGACGGTGGGCGCCGACGGCACCGGCACGGCCAGCTTTACCACCCAGAAGTCCAGCCTGACCGGCATGAACGGCGTGCTGAACCGCACGCTGGTGATTCACGCCCGCCCTGACGACTACAAGAGCGACCCGGCCGGCATGAGCGGCCCCCGCGAACGCTGCGGCGTGATTACCCGCGACAGCTACAGCGCCCGCGACTACCCGCTGCCCGGCCCGCAGGACTTCCCCGAAGGCGTGGCCTACGACGCCCGGCGCGGCCTGCTGTTCACCGGCAGCGCGGCCAACGGCACGATTTACGCCATCAATGCCAGCACTGGGGCCGTGAGCAAGTTCAACGAGGGCGGCGGCCAGGGCCGGGCTTCCTCGCTGGGCCTGAAGGTGGACGCCCAGAGCCGGGTGTGGTCGGCCGGCGGGGCGACGGGCAAGGTCAGCGTCTTTTCCCCAGACGGCTTTCCCCTGGCCATTCTGGACACCCCCAAGTCGCCCAACAAGTTCATCAACGACCTCGCCTTTGGCCCCGACGGCTCGGCCTACGTGACCGACTCTTTCCGGCCCGTGATCTTCCGCGTGAGCCCGGACCTGAAACTGAGCGCGTGGCTGAACCTGGGCGGCACGCCCATCAAGTACGGCCCCGGCATCAACCTCAACGGCATCGTGGCCACGCCCGATGGCCGCGCCCTGCTGGCCATGCAGCTGAACACCGGCGAGCTGTGGCGCATTGACCTGCGCACCAGGGCCGTGCGGAAGGTGATGGGCGGACTCGTGAACGGCGACGGCCTGCTGCTGGATGGCCGCACCCTGTACGTGGCGCGCAACAAGGATCAGGTGGTCAGCAAGGTCAGCCTGAACGCCGATTACACGGCCGGCACCCTGGTGGCCGAGGAACCCGTGACTGGCCTGCGCTTTCCGGCCACACTGACAGCCATTGGGGGCGACCTCGTGGTCACACAGTCGCAACTGGACAAGCTGCAGGGCGGCACTCCGGAAACGCCCTTCAAGCTCACCCGCTTCAGAAAGTTCTAG
- a CDS encoding PQQ-dependent sugar dehydrogenase has product MPKSTSQLALLTLSALLTATALAQSAPPTPRPLPPSEPPATVTATRNEPTALEFTPDKLARLKVPAGFTLKVMATGLGNARMLHVMPDGGIYLTRRAQNDVWYMKDVNQDGKIEATERKQVAQNLKLAHGLDVKNNKLYVVGEKTIWVMDMARDGTLSVPRVFADGFPDAGQHPARTLKWGPDGYLYASFGSTNNDAPTPNPEEATILRLSPDGKTREVYARGLRHTIGFGWHPVSGVLYGADQGSDWHGDNIPPEEINVIERGKNYGWPFCYGDKQPDPYVNVGNIPGKVAKEAYCAATQGSVLTYTAHAAAIALNYYTGAQFPAEMRNDAFIAYRGSWNRAEPSGYEIARLVFDGQNKPERIEPFVTGFVFQDAQDGLWKQFGRVAGVATYTDGSLLFTDDQSGVLYRVMYTGGN; this is encoded by the coding sequence ATGCCCAAGTCCACGTCTCAACTTGCCCTGCTGACCCTGAGCGCGCTGCTCACCGCCACGGCCCTGGCCCAGAGCGCCCCCCCCACCCCCCGGCCCCTGCCGCCCTCGGAGCCGCCGGCCACTGTGACGGCCACGCGCAATGAACCCACAGCCCTGGAATTTACCCCCGACAAACTGGCGCGCCTGAAGGTGCCTGCCGGCTTCACGCTGAAGGTGATGGCCACCGGGCTGGGCAACGCCCGCATGCTGCACGTGATGCCCGACGGCGGTATCTATCTCACGCGCCGGGCGCAGAACGACGTGTGGTACATGAAAGACGTCAATCAAGACGGCAAGATCGAGGCCACCGAGCGCAAACAGGTGGCGCAAAACCTGAAACTGGCGCACGGCCTGGATGTGAAGAACAACAAGCTGTACGTGGTGGGCGAGAAAACCATCTGGGTGATGGATATGGCCAGAGACGGCACACTGAGCGTGCCGCGCGTGTTTGCCGACGGCTTCCCGGACGCCGGGCAGCACCCGGCCCGCACCCTGAAATGGGGCCCGGACGGTTACCTGTACGCTTCCTTTGGCTCGACCAACAACGACGCCCCCACCCCCAACCCCGAGGAAGCCACCATCCTGCGCCTCAGCCCCGACGGCAAAACCCGCGAGGTCTACGCGCGCGGCCTGCGCCACACCATCGGCTTCGGCTGGCACCCGGTCAGCGGCGTACTGTACGGCGCGGACCAGGGCAGCGACTGGCACGGCGACAACATCCCGCCCGAAGAGATCAATGTCATTGAGCGCGGCAAGAACTACGGCTGGCCCTTCTGCTACGGCGACAAGCAGCCAGACCCCTACGTGAACGTGGGCAACATTCCCGGCAAGGTGGCCAAGGAAGCCTACTGCGCGGCCACCCAGGGCAGCGTGCTGACCTACACCGCGCACGCGGCGGCCATCGCCCTGAACTACTACACGGGCGCGCAATTCCCGGCCGAGATGCGCAACGACGCCTTTATCGCCTACCGGGGCTCGTGGAACCGCGCAGAGCCCAGCGGGTACGAGATTGCCCGGCTGGTGTTCGACGGCCAGAACAAGCCCGAACGCATAGAGCCCTTCGTGACGGGCTTCGTGTTCCAGGACGCCCAGGACGGCCTGTGGAAGCAGTTTGGCCGGGTGGCGGGCGTGGCCACCTACACCGACGGCAGCCTGCTGTTTACCGATGACCAGAGCGGCGTGCTGTACCGCGTGATGTACACGGGAGGCAACTGA
- a CDS encoding alpha/beta fold hydrolase → MRIPLLTLTAMLCSAALAGGAENPTIADRGTVNVNGSTVFYKATGSGEPLLLIHGYPLNGELFKNNRMLPGYRVITVDLPGFGQSRAPGREASIENYAATMLGFMDALNLNNIVVGGMSMGGMTLLQMYKTAPERFKGLVLIDTTADPAGVAEKAMWMGTGQQAQEKGVASLVNLLMPRMLTAESRMKMPNQVAHLGSLIEQASLDGAVGAAMALANRPDANPVLGTIRVPTLILAGVEDNVTPAELQLKMQGQIANSRLVMIPGAGHAATFEKAMAVNAAMRAWLASLR, encoded by the coding sequence ATGCGTATCCCCCTTCTGACCCTCACGGCCATGCTTTGCAGCGCCGCTCTTGCCGGAGGCGCCGAGAACCCGACCATTGCTGACCGGGGCACCGTGAACGTGAACGGCTCGACGGTGTTCTACAAGGCCACAGGCAGCGGCGAGCCCCTGCTGCTGATTCACGGCTACCCCCTGAACGGCGAACTGTTCAAGAACAACCGAATGCTGCCCGGCTACCGCGTGATTACCGTGGACCTGCCCGGCTTTGGCCAGAGCAGGGCCCCCGGCCGCGAGGCCAGCATCGAGAACTACGCCGCCACCATGCTGGGCTTTATGGACGCCCTGAACCTGAACAACATCGTGGTGGGCGGCATGAGCATGGGCGGTATGACGCTGCTGCAGATGTACAAAACGGCCCCTGAGCGCTTTAAAGGTCTGGTCCTGATTGACACCACCGCCGACCCCGCTGGCGTGGCTGAGAAGGCCATGTGGATGGGCACGGGCCAGCAGGCCCAGGAGAAGGGCGTGGCCAGTCTCGTCAACCTGCTGATGCCCCGCATGCTGACCGCCGAGAGCCGCATGAAGATGCCCAATCAGGTGGCACACCTGGGCAGCCTGATTGAGCAGGCCAGCCTGGACGGCGCGGTGGGCGCGGCCATGGCCCTGGCCAACCGCCCGGACGCCAACCCCGTGCTGGGCACCATTCGCGTGCCCACGCTGATTCTGGCGGGCGTGGAAGACAACGTGACCCCCGCCGAGCTGCAGCTGAAGATGCAGGGCCAGATTGCGAACAGCCGCCTGGTCATGATTCCGGGTGCGGGCCATGCGGCCACCTTTGAAAAGGCCATGGCTGTGAACGCCGCCATGCGCGCCTGGCTGGCCAGCCTGCGCTGA